A genomic stretch from Numida meleagris isolate 19003 breed g44 Domestic line chromosome 2, NumMel1.0, whole genome shotgun sequence includes:
- the SLC25A38 gene encoding solute carrier family 25 member 38 isoform X1 — protein MPGREAEMHPVLKAFVCGSISGTCSTLLFQPLDLLKTRLQTLQPAVGGSGRAGMVTVLFRVVRTESLLGLWKGVSPSFARCIPGVGIYFSTLYTMKQKFLGDRSPTALESVFLGATARAISGICMLPVTVVKTRYESGRFGYGSVYGALKSIYQTEGARGMFSGLTATLLRDAPFSGIYLMFYTQTKKLTPQDQLDPVLMPVVNFGCGIFAGILASLATQPADVIKTHMQLSPEKYRRTSQAIAFIYKDFGLVGFFRGGVPRALRRTLMAAMAWTVYEQMMEKMGLKS, from the exons ATGCCGGGGCGAGAGGCCGAG ATGCATCCCGTGCTGAAGGCCTTCGTCTGCGGCTCCATCAGCGGCACCTGCTCCACGCTGCTCTTCCAGCCCCTCGACCTGCTGAAGACCCGCCTGCAGACCCTGCAGCCGGCCGTGGGAGG GTCCGGTCGTGCTGGGATGGTGACAGTGCTCTTCAGAGTGGTTCGTACTGAAAGTCTTCTGGGGCTCTGGAAAGGTGTCTCTCCC tCCTTTGCAAGATGTATTCCTGGGGTTGGGATTTACTTCAGCACTCTGTACACCATGAAGCAGAAGTTTTTAGGGGACCGTTCACCCACAGCCCTGGAGTCTGTCTTTCTGGGTGCCACTGCACGTGCAATATCTGGGATTTGCATGTTGCCAGTGACAGTGGTGAAGACACGGTATGAG AGTGGAAGATTTGGCTATGGGAGCGTGTACGGAGCTCTGAAGAGTATCTATCAGACGGAAGGGGCTCGCGGCATGTTCAGTGGGCTCACTGCCACTCTGCTACGGGACGCACCTTTCTCTGGGATCTACCTGATGTTCTACACACAGACCAAAAAACTCACACCTCAGG ACCAGCTGGATCCAGTGCTCATGCCTGTGGTGAATTTTGGCTGTGGGATCTTTGCGGGAATCTTGGCTTCGCTGGCAACGCAGCCTGCTGATGTCATCAAAACACACATGCAGCTGTCCCCTGAAAAGTACCGCAGGACAAGCCAGGCCATTGCCTTCATCTACAAG gacTTTGGGTTGGTCGGCTTTTTCCGAGGTGGCGTGCCTCGTGCCCTCAGGCGTACTCTGATGGCAGCAATGGCATGGACTGTATATGAacagatgatggaaaaaatggGCTTGAAATCTTGA
- the SLC25A38 gene encoding solute carrier family 25 member 38 isoform X2, producing MHPVLKAFVCGSISGTCSTLLFQPLDLLKTRLQTLQPAVGGSGRAGMVTVLFRVVRTESLLGLWKGVSPSFARCIPGVGIYFSTLYTMKQKFLGDRSPTALESVFLGATARAISGICMLPVTVVKTRYESGRFGYGSVYGALKSIYQTEGARGMFSGLTATLLRDAPFSGIYLMFYTQTKKLTPQDQLDPVLMPVVNFGCGIFAGILASLATQPADVIKTHMQLSPEKYRRTSQAIAFIYKDFGLVGFFRGGVPRALRRTLMAAMAWTVYEQMMEKMGLKS from the exons ATGCATCCCGTGCTGAAGGCCTTCGTCTGCGGCTCCATCAGCGGCACCTGCTCCACGCTGCTCTTCCAGCCCCTCGACCTGCTGAAGACCCGCCTGCAGACCCTGCAGCCGGCCGTGGGAGG GTCCGGTCGTGCTGGGATGGTGACAGTGCTCTTCAGAGTGGTTCGTACTGAAAGTCTTCTGGGGCTCTGGAAAGGTGTCTCTCCC tCCTTTGCAAGATGTATTCCTGGGGTTGGGATTTACTTCAGCACTCTGTACACCATGAAGCAGAAGTTTTTAGGGGACCGTTCACCCACAGCCCTGGAGTCTGTCTTTCTGGGTGCCACTGCACGTGCAATATCTGGGATTTGCATGTTGCCAGTGACAGTGGTGAAGACACGGTATGAG AGTGGAAGATTTGGCTATGGGAGCGTGTACGGAGCTCTGAAGAGTATCTATCAGACGGAAGGGGCTCGCGGCATGTTCAGTGGGCTCACTGCCACTCTGCTACGGGACGCACCTTTCTCTGGGATCTACCTGATGTTCTACACACAGACCAAAAAACTCACACCTCAGG ACCAGCTGGATCCAGTGCTCATGCCTGTGGTGAATTTTGGCTGTGGGATCTTTGCGGGAATCTTGGCTTCGCTGGCAACGCAGCCTGCTGATGTCATCAAAACACACATGCAGCTGTCCCCTGAAAAGTACCGCAGGACAAGCCAGGCCATTGCCTTCATCTACAAG gacTTTGGGTTGGTCGGCTTTTTCCGAGGTGGCGTGCCTCGTGCCCTCAGGCGTACTCTGATGGCAGCAATGGCATGGACTGTATATGAacagatgatggaaaaaatggGCTTGAAATCTTGA
- the LOC110393721 gene encoding C-C chemokine receptor type 8-like codes for MDEDLRSLLAGGKQEDLQVDYQLSPAVNSSASYDNMYYPEQDIDCDFESIPAFASAFFPVLYSVLFVIGLMGNALVVWILTVFKKIRAMTDVYLLNLAISDLIFVFSLPFLAQYSLVSQWTFGNAMCKIVSSAYFIGFYSSAFFITIMSIDRYLAIVHSVYALQVRTTTHGIIASLALWAVAILASAPDLVFFQEVDVDNRTMCIPHYPGSGNGWKVFSNSEVNILGWLFPVSILVFCYYNILINLQRCRTQNKYKAMKLVFIVVIVFFLFWTPINIVLFLDSLRNLHIIDDCQTSQRLDLALELAETLSLVHCCLNPIIYAFVGEKFKKYLCEAFGKYAHFLSICKEHSAFNRRSTDRCTSLYTASSQSSFVGSVL; via the exons ATGGATGAGGACCTGAGGAGCCTGCTGGCCGGAGGAAAGCAGGAAGACTTGCAG GTGGATTACCAATTGTCACCAGCAGTTAACTCCTCTGCATCCTATGATAACATGTACTACCCAGAACAGGACATTGACTGTGACTTCGAAAGTATTCCAGCATTtgcatctgcattttttccagtgctgtacTCCGTACTGTTTGTGATTGGCCTCATGGGAAATGCTTTGGTTGTTTGGATTCTAACGGTCTTCAAGAAGATCAGGGCCATGACTGACGTGTATCTGCTGAACCTCGCCATCTCTGACCTCATCTTTgtcttctccctccctttcctgGCTCAGTACTCCCTGGTGAGCCAGTGGACTTTTGGCAACGCCATGTGTAAAATTGTCAGCTCTGCTTACTTCATTGGTTTCTACAGCAGCGCCTTCTTCATAACCATCATGAGCATTGACAGGTACTTGGCCATTGTGCACTCTGTGTATGCCCTGCAGGTCCGGACGACCACCCACGGGATCATCGCAAGCCTGGCCCTTTGGGCAGTCGCCATCTTAGCATCAGCGCCAGACCTTGTGTTCTTCCAGGAAGTGGACGTCGATAACAGGACAATGTGCATCCCTCACTACCCAGGCAGCGGCAATGGCTGGAAGGTCTTCAGTAATTCTGAAGTCAACATCCTGGGGTGGCTGTTCCCTGTGAGCATCCTCGTTTTCTGCTACTACAACATCTTGATAAACCTGCAGAGGTGCCGTACTCAGAACAAGTACAAAGCAATGAAATTGGTTTTTATTGTCGTCATTGTGTTCTTCCTGTTCTGGACCCCTATCAACATTGTGCTCTTCCTGGACTCTCTAAGGAACTTGCATATCATCGATGACTGCCAGACTAGCCAAAGGCTTGACCTAGCCCTGGAGCTGGCCGAGACACTCTCCCTCGTGCACTGCTGCCTCAACCCCATCATCTACGCCTTTGTTGGGGAGAAGTTCAAGAAGTATCTCTGTGAGGCTTTCGGCAAATATGCCCATTTTCTCTCGATCTGCAAAGAACACAGTGCCTTCAACAGGCGCAGCACGGACAGATGCACTTCTCTCTACACAGCGTCCTCACAATCCTCTTTTGTTGGTAGTGTCTTGTAG